From a single Serratia surfactantfaciens genomic region:
- the phrB gene encoding deoxyribodipyrimidine photo-lyase, whose product MTTHLVWLRNDLRITDNKALHAACSDPEARVLAVFIATPQQWRQHEMAPRQAALIHASLRAVQQALAQKGIALHCHAGTDFAASIDWLADYCRREQVDALFYNRQYELNERRRDAWLEQQLNGRVRCHGFDDSLLLPPGSVQTGGGEMYKVYTPFRNAFIHRLTESDLNCLPAPKTRAGGALPAPEAPAAFDYPTADIGDGYPAGEEAALQRLRAFCREQVQDYLRQRDLPALAGTSSLSPYLAIGVLSPRQCFNRLRAECPQLLEDRESGAFAWLNELIWREFYRHLLVAYPELCRHRPFIAWTDKVRWCDDAEKLQAWQRGETGYPIVDAAMRQLNATGWMHNRLRMISASFLVKDLLIDWRAGERYFMSQLLDGDLAANNGGWQWAASTGTDAAPYFRIFNPTTQGERFDPQGTFIRKWLPELADVPDNDIHYPHRWAEKQPCVLNYPLPIVDHKQARLETLAAFEAAKRGES is encoded by the coding sequence ATGACCACTCATCTGGTCTGGTTGCGTAACGATCTGCGTATCACCGACAACAAAGCGCTGCACGCTGCCTGCAGCGATCCCGAAGCCCGAGTGTTGGCGGTGTTTATCGCCACCCCGCAGCAGTGGCGGCAACATGAGATGGCGCCGCGGCAGGCGGCGCTGATCCATGCCAGCCTGCGGGCGGTGCAGCAGGCGCTGGCGCAAAAAGGCATTGCGTTGCATTGCCATGCCGGCACGGATTTTGCCGCTTCGATCGACTGGCTGGCGGACTATTGCCGGCGGGAGCAGGTGGATGCGCTGTTTTACAATCGCCAGTACGAACTGAATGAACGGCGACGCGATGCGTGGCTGGAGCAGCAGTTGAATGGGCGGGTAAGGTGCCACGGTTTTGATGACAGCCTGCTGTTGCCGCCGGGCAGCGTGCAAACCGGCGGCGGGGAGATGTACAAGGTCTATACGCCGTTTCGCAACGCCTTCATTCATCGCCTGACCGAGTCCGATCTCAACTGCTTGCCGGCACCGAAAACCCGTGCCGGTGGCGCGTTGCCTGCGCCTGAGGCGCCAGCGGCGTTCGATTACCCTACGGCAGACATCGGGGATGGCTATCCCGCCGGCGAGGAGGCCGCGCTGCAGCGGCTGCGCGCCTTTTGCCGCGAGCAGGTGCAGGATTACCTTCGCCAACGCGATCTGCCGGCCCTCGCCGGTACCAGCAGCCTGTCGCCCTATCTGGCGATCGGCGTGCTGTCGCCGCGCCAGTGCTTCAACCGCCTGCGTGCAGAATGCCCACAGCTGTTGGAAGATCGCGAAAGCGGCGCCTTCGCCTGGCTCAACGAGCTGATTTGGCGCGAGTTCTACCGCCATCTGCTGGTGGCCTATCCCGAGCTGTGCCGCCATCGGCCGTTTATCGCCTGGACGGACAAGGTGCGCTGGTGCGATGACGCGGAGAAACTGCAGGCCTGGCAGCGGGGCGAGACCGGTTACCCGATCGTCGATGCCGCCATGCGCCAGCTGAACGCCACCGGCTGGATGCACAACCGGCTGCGCATGATCAGCGCCAGTTTCCTGGTGAAGGACCTGCTGATCGACTGGCGGGCCGGTGAGCGTTATTTCATGTCGCAATTGCTGGACGGCGATCTGGCGGCCAACAACGGCGGCTGGCAGTGGGCGGCTTCCACCGGCACCGACGCCGCGCCGTATTTCCGCATCTTCAACCCGACAACGCAGGGTGAACGTTTTGATCCACAAGGCACTTTTATCCGTAAATGGTTGCCGGAACTGGCGGATGTGCCCGACAATGACATCCATTATCCTCACCGTTGGGCGGAAAAGCAGCCATGCGTGCTGAATTACCCGCTGCCGATCGTCGATCATAAGCAAGCCCGTCTGGAGACGCTGGCGGCGTTCGAGGCGGCGAAACGGGGAGAGTCTTGA
- a CDS encoding MBL fold metallo-hydrolase, with the protein MMKKVLALCLSGYSALAIAGFDVVALGVDGGVSDGNLTSYLIRSDNQPQYVALDAGSLLPGIAKGLEKGSFPQVTPELAAPYTPQGYVFRQLIGSYFISHGHLDHVAGLIVGSPEDNKKTVYAQADTVLTLRNHYFNWKAWPNFTDAGNGARLGTYRLQTVRPQQRFTLGLTGLTGVMYPLSHDRYPSSMLLISNGKEFFAYFGDTGPDKVEQSRDLDTVWRTLGPLVEQKKLKGMIIETSYPNGVEDKHLYGHLTPAWLLKELKNLTQYSGGEGSLNGLPVVISHIKPSLKQGEDARAAIAQQLAQGNDLGVKFILMAQGDRQTF; encoded by the coding sequence ATGATGAAAAAGGTGTTGGCCCTGTGCCTGAGCGGCTATTCCGCGCTGGCGATCGCCGGCTTTGACGTGGTGGCGCTGGGCGTCGACGGTGGCGTCAGCGACGGCAACCTGACTTCCTACCTGATCCGCAGCGACAATCAACCGCAGTATGTGGCGCTGGACGCCGGTTCGCTGCTGCCGGGCATCGCCAAAGGGCTGGAGAAGGGCAGCTTCCCGCAGGTGACGCCCGAGCTGGCCGCGCCTTATACGCCGCAGGGCTATGTGTTCCGGCAGTTGATCGGCAGCTACTTTATCAGCCACGGCCATCTGGACCACGTGGCGGGGCTGATCGTCGGCTCGCCGGAAGACAATAAAAAAACCGTTTACGCCCAGGCGGACACCGTGCTGACCTTGCGTAATCACTACTTTAACTGGAAGGCCTGGCCGAACTTTACCGACGCCGGCAACGGCGCGCGGCTGGGCACCTACCGGCTGCAAACGGTGCGGCCGCAGCAGCGGTTTACCCTCGGCCTGACCGGGTTGACCGGCGTGATGTACCCGCTCAGCCACGATCGCTACCCGTCGTCGATGCTGCTGATTTCCAACGGCAAGGAGTTCTTCGCCTATTTCGGCGATACCGGGCCGGATAAGGTGGAGCAGTCGCGCGATCTCGATACCGTCTGGCGCACGCTGGGGCCGCTTGTCGAGCAGAAAAAGCTCAAAGGCATGATTATCGAAACCTCTTATCCCAACGGGGTTGAGGACAAACATCTGTACGGCCATTTGACGCCGGCCTGGCTGCTGAAGGAGCTGAAGAACCTGACGCAGTACAGCGGCGGCGAAGGCTCGCTGAACGGTCTGCCGGTGGTCATCAGCCACATCAAGCCCAGCCTGAAGCAGGGCGAAGACGCGCGCGCCGCCATTGCGCAGCAGCTGGCGCAGGGCAACGATCTGGGGGTGAAATTCATCCTGATGGCGCAGGGCGACCGACAGACATTTTGA
- a CDS encoding type 2 GTP cyclohydrolase I has translation MRNLDLEQLINTELNAAAFQDYAPNGLQVEGRAHVQRIVTGVTACQALLDAAVAHQADAIIVHHGYFWKNEAPAVRGMKRNRLKTLLTHDINLYGYHLPLDAHPVLGNNAQLAQALGIRVIGEVEPLVPHGEFEQPLTGEALQQRIESRLGRAVLHCGDNAPEHIRRVAWCTGGGQGFIDSAARFGVDAFISGEVSEQTIHSAREMGVHFFAAGHHATERGGVKALGEWLAQYHGFDVTFIDIPNPA, from the coding sequence ATGCGTAACCTCGATCTGGAACAACTGATCAACACGGAACTGAACGCTGCGGCGTTTCAGGACTACGCCCCCAACGGTTTGCAGGTAGAGGGGCGTGCGCATGTACAGCGTATCGTGACCGGCGTCACCGCCTGTCAGGCGCTGCTGGACGCCGCGGTGGCGCATCAGGCCGACGCGATTATCGTACACCACGGCTATTTCTGGAAAAACGAGGCGCCGGCGGTGCGCGGCATGAAACGCAATCGCCTGAAAACGTTGCTGACCCACGACATCAACCTGTACGGCTATCATTTGCCGCTGGACGCGCATCCGGTGCTGGGCAACAACGCGCAGCTGGCGCAGGCGTTGGGCATTCGGGTGATTGGCGAAGTCGAGCCGCTGGTGCCGCACGGCGAATTTGAACAGCCGCTGACCGGCGAAGCGCTGCAGCAGCGTATCGAAAGCCGGCTGGGGCGCGCGGTGTTGCACTGCGGCGATAACGCGCCTGAGCACATTCGCCGGGTGGCCTGGTGCACCGGCGGCGGCCAGGGCTTTATCGACAGCGCGGCGCGCTTTGGCGTCGATGCTTTTATCAGCGGTGAAGTCTCTGAGCAGACCATCCACAGCGCGCGCGAAATGGGCGTTCACTTCTTCGCCGCCGGCCACCACGCCACCGAGCGCGGCGGCGTGAAAGCGTTGGGAGAGTGGCTGGCTCAGTACCACGGCTTTGATGTGACCTTTATCGATATCCCGAATCCCGCCTGA
- the pxpB gene encoding 5-oxoprolinase subunit PxpB has protein sequence MQQARCYLLGERAVVLELSPPVTLPSQRRIWALAEKLNHHPDVREVVPGMNNLTLLLHTPQADAEAMLALLQQGWESKESLTPESRQVDIPVIYGGEQGPDLDEVARHTGMTPQQVVECHAAAAYVVYFLGFQPGFSYLGGMPEQLATPRRAEPRLAVAAGSVGIGGSQTGIYPLVTPGGWQLIGRTPLALFNPHEMPPTLLRPGDNVRFVPQKEGVC, from the coding sequence GTGCAACAAGCACGATGTTACCTGTTGGGTGAAAGAGCGGTGGTGCTTGAACTGTCGCCGCCGGTGACGCTGCCCAGCCAGCGGCGCATTTGGGCGTTGGCGGAAAAGCTGAATCACCATCCCGACGTGCGGGAAGTGGTGCCGGGGATGAATAACCTGACGCTGTTGCTGCATACGCCGCAGGCCGATGCCGAAGCGATGCTGGCATTGCTGCAGCAGGGGTGGGAGAGCAAAGAGAGCCTGACGCCGGAATCGCGTCAGGTGGATATTCCGGTTATCTACGGCGGGGAACAGGGCCCCGACCTGGATGAGGTGGCGCGTCATACCGGCATGACGCCGCAACAGGTGGTGGAATGCCACGCGGCGGCGGCCTATGTGGTCTATTTCCTCGGCTTTCAGCCGGGCTTCTCCTATTTGGGCGGCATGCCGGAACAACTGGCGACGCCGCGCCGCGCTGAACCGCGTCTGGCGGTGGCGGCCGGCTCCGTCGGCATCGGTGGCAGCCAGACCGGCATCTATCCGCTGGTGACGCCCGGTGGCTGGCAGCTGATTGGCCGCACGCCGCTGGCGCTGTTCAATCCGCATGAAATGCCGCCGACGTTGCTGCGCCCGGGCGATAATGTACGCTTCGTGCCACAGAAGGAGGGCGTATGCTGA
- the pxpC gene encoding 5-oxoprolinase subunit PxpC — MLIILRAGIYTTVQDLGREGFRRLGISTGGALDQPALKIANLLVGNTPEAAGLEITLGQFSAEFTRSGWIALTGAGCDAQLDGKPLWTGWRYPVRKGQRLALGTPKRGMRSYLAISGGIAVPEMLGSRSTDMKAAFGGCEGRNLKDGDRLPLGKSAAQPQHSCGVKQLLFTNRIRALPGPEYAEFSEEAQETFWRAAWQLSPQSNRMGYRLHGGTPLERTTDREMLSHGLLPGVVQVPHNGQPIVLMADAQTTGGYPRIACVIEADLYHLAQIRLGEPIHFVLCSLAEAQRAKAEQDLFLRQIAWGLHDR; from the coding sequence ATGCTGATTATTCTGCGTGCCGGCATCTATACCACGGTGCAGGATTTGGGCCGCGAGGGATTCCGCCGTCTGGGCATCAGCACCGGCGGAGCGCTGGATCAACCGGCGCTGAAGATAGCCAACCTGCTGGTGGGCAATACGCCGGAGGCCGCCGGGCTGGAGATCACCCTCGGCCAGTTCAGCGCCGAGTTTACCCGCTCTGGCTGGATCGCCCTGACCGGCGCCGGCTGCGACGCGCAGCTGGACGGCAAACCGCTGTGGACCGGCTGGCGCTATCCGGTGAGAAAGGGGCAGCGGCTGGCGCTGGGCACGCCGAAACGCGGCATGCGCAGCTACCTGGCGATCTCCGGCGGCATCGCCGTGCCGGAAATGCTGGGCTCGCGCAGCACCGATATGAAAGCCGCCTTTGGCGGATGCGAGGGGCGTAATCTGAAGGACGGCGACCGGTTGCCGCTCGGCAAATCTGCCGCTCAACCGCAGCATTCCTGCGGCGTGAAGCAACTGCTGTTCACCAATCGCATCCGCGCGTTGCCGGGGCCGGAGTACGCCGAATTCAGCGAAGAGGCACAGGAGACGTTCTGGCGCGCCGCCTGGCAGCTCAGCCCGCAGAGCAACCGCATGGGTTACCGTCTGCACGGCGGCACGCCGCTGGAGCGCACCACCGACCGCGAGATGCTGTCGCACGGCCTGTTGCCCGGCGTGGTGCAGGTGCCGCACAACGGCCAGCCGATCGTGCTGATGGCCGATGCGCAAACCACCGGCGGTTACCCGCGTATTGCCTGCGTGATCGAAGCCGATCTCTACCATTTGGCGCAGATCCGACTCGGCGAACCGATCCACTTCGTTCTCTGCTCACTGGCGGAGGCGCAGCGCGCCAAGGCCGAGCAGGATCTCTTCCTTCGACAGATTGCCTGGGGGTTACATGATCGTTGA
- the pxpA gene encoding 5-oxoprolinase subunit PxpA → MIVDLNADLGEGCANDQALLQLVSSANIACGFHAGDAQTMRQSVRWALEYGVAIGAHPSFPDRENFGRTRMQLPPETVYSQVVYQLGALAAIARAEGGVMVHVKPHGMLYNQAAVEPALAEAIARAVQAVDPALRLVGLAGSELIRAGEKLGLTTRQEVFADRGYQADGTLVPRGLPGALIEDDEQALAQTLEMVRHHRVRSVDGVWTAVQAETVCLHGDGEHALAYARRLRDSFVQQGIRVSAEQ, encoded by the coding sequence ATGATCGTTGATTTGAACGCCGATCTCGGCGAAGGCTGCGCCAACGACCAGGCGCTGCTGCAATTGGTGAGCTCGGCCAACATCGCCTGCGGCTTCCACGCCGGCGATGCGCAGACCATGCGTCAGTCGGTGCGCTGGGCATTGGAGTACGGCGTGGCGATCGGCGCCCACCCGAGTTTTCCCGATCGGGAGAACTTCGGCCGCACCCGCATGCAGCTGCCGCCGGAAACGGTGTACTCGCAGGTGGTGTATCAGCTCGGGGCGCTGGCGGCTATCGCCCGCGCCGAGGGCGGAGTGATGGTGCACGTCAAGCCGCACGGCATGCTGTACAACCAGGCGGCGGTTGAGCCGGCGCTGGCGGAAGCGATCGCCCGGGCGGTGCAGGCGGTCGATCCGGCGCTGCGGCTGGTGGGGCTGGCCGGCAGCGAGCTGATCCGCGCCGGGGAAAAGCTCGGTCTGACCACCCGGCAGGAGGTGTTCGCCGATCGCGGCTACCAGGCCGATGGCACACTGGTGCCGCGCGGCTTGCCGGGGGCGCTTATCGAGGACGACGAGCAGGCGCTGGCGCAAACGCTGGAGATGGTGCGCCATCACCGGGTGCGCAGCGTGGATGGCGTCTGGACCGCGGTTCAGGCGGAAACCGTCTGCCTGCATGGGGATGGCGAGCATGCGCTGGCGTATGCGCGCAGGCTGCGGGACAGTTTTGTTCAGCAGGGGATCCGCGTCAGCGCGGAGCAGTAA
- a CDS encoding DUF969 domain-containing protein — translation MEQAVNLWPLIGIAAIVVGFVLRFNPVLVVIAAGIITGLAALMPLDVILEKLGEGFLNTRNLPLILLLPLAVIGLLERHGLKERAQAWIAKIKSATAGRLLIVYLFVREITAAMGLTSLGGHPQMVRPLLAPMAEGATENRYGELPERTRHRLRAMSAATDNVGLFFGEDIFVAFGAIIFMHNFMLESGGIQTEPLHIALWGIPTAIFAFLIHAFRLYRMDKQLSAELAQLNQAALQAKGEAR, via the coding sequence ATGGAACAGGCCGTGAATCTCTGGCCACTGATCGGCATCGCCGCTATCGTGGTCGGGTTTGTATTGCGTTTCAACCCGGTGCTGGTGGTCATCGCCGCCGGCATCATCACCGGTCTGGCGGCGCTGATGCCGCTGGACGTCATTCTGGAAAAGCTCGGCGAAGGCTTTCTCAACACCCGTAACCTGCCGCTGATCCTGCTGCTGCCGCTGGCGGTGATCGGCCTGCTGGAGCGCCACGGGTTGAAAGAGCGGGCGCAGGCGTGGATCGCCAAGATCAAAAGCGCCACCGCCGGCCGGCTGCTGATCGTGTACCTGTTCGTGCGCGAGATTACTGCGGCGATGGGCTTGACCAGCCTGGGCGGGCACCCGCAGATGGTGCGGCCACTGCTGGCGCCGATGGCGGAAGGGGCGACGGAAAACCGCTACGGCGAGCTGCCGGAGCGCACTCGCCACCGCCTGCGCGCCATGTCGGCCGCCACCGACAACGTCGGGCTGTTCTTCGGCGAAGATATCTTCGTGGCCTTCGGCGCGATCATCTTCATGCACAACTTTATGCTGGAGTCCGGCGGCATTCAGACCGAGCCATTGCATATCGCGCTGTGGGGCATTCCGACCGCCATTTTCGCTTTCCTGATCCACGCTTTCCGGCTGTATCGGATGGATAAACAGCTGAGCGCCGAGCTGGCGCAGCTGAATCAGGCGGCGCTGCAGGCGAAGGGGGAAGCACGATGA
- a CDS encoding DUF979 domain-containing protein, producing the protein MNFQQQYLYWLAGAVLLIVAVMSFRDRANPRRITTGLFWGLYGLVFLVGDWTYRLLGDVLGEGSNEKRMLHIIVGVVVVVMALIAGFGGVRLGSYHQRTPQEREASAKRLGNRLFIPALAIPVVTVIGVLLFNNIPALQSAVFGSGNHATLITLFSMTVGCLIGLAIAVKMTHEKALQPVQEARRLLDSIGWAFILPQILATLGLLFTVAGVGTAISHLTQEYLAVDNRFIAVAVYAIGMAVLTMVMGNAFAAFPIVTAGIGIPILVLQHGGNPAVMAAIGMFSGYCGTLMTPMAANFNIVPAALLELPDKNAVIKAQVPTGVLLLLVNVFLLYFLMFL; encoded by the coding sequence ATGAACTTCCAGCAACAATATCTCTACTGGCTGGCCGGCGCGGTGCTGCTGATTGTGGCGGTGATGTCCTTCCGCGATCGCGCCAACCCGCGCCGCATCACCACCGGGCTATTTTGGGGGCTGTACGGCCTGGTGTTCCTGGTCGGCGACTGGACTTACCGCCTGCTGGGCGATGTGCTCGGCGAAGGCAGCAACGAGAAACGCATGCTGCACATCATCGTTGGCGTGGTGGTGGTGGTGATGGCCCTGATCGCCGGCTTCGGCGGCGTGCGCCTCGGCAGCTATCATCAGCGAACGCCGCAGGAGCGCGAGGCCAGCGCCAAGCGGTTGGGCAACAGGCTGTTTATCCCCGCCCTGGCGATCCCGGTGGTGACGGTGATCGGCGTGCTGCTGTTCAACAACATTCCGGCGTTGCAAAGCGCAGTGTTCGGCAGCGGTAACCACGCGACGCTGATCACGCTGTTCTCGATGACCGTCGGCTGCCTGATTGGCCTGGCGATCGCGGTGAAAATGACCCATGAGAAGGCGTTGCAGCCGGTGCAGGAAGCGCGGCGCCTGCTGGATTCGATCGGCTGGGCGTTCATTCTGCCGCAGATCCTCGCCACGCTGGGCCTGCTGTTTACCGTCGCCGGCGTCGGCACCGCGATCTCGCATTTAACCCAGGAGTATCTGGCGGTGGATAACCGCTTTATCGCCGTGGCGGTCTACGCTATCGGTATGGCGGTGCTGACCATGGTGATGGGCAACGCCTTCGCCGCGTTCCCGATCGTCACCGCCGGCATCGGCATTCCGATCCTGGTGCTGCAACACGGCGGCAACCCGGCGGTGATGGCGGCGATCGGCATGTTCTCCGGCTATTGCGGCACCCTGATGACGCCGATGGCGGCGAACTTCAACATTGTGCCGGCGGCGCTGCTGGAGCTGCCGGACAAGAATGCGGTGATCAAGGCGCAGGTGCCGACCGGCGTGCTGCTACTGTTGGTTAACGTGTTCCTGCTGTATTTCCTGATGTTCCTGTAG
- the pcp gene encoding pyroglutamyl-peptidase I, protein MQKVLITGFEPFGGERLNPSWEVVKQLNDLELVGTRIVARQLPCVFGAALEALNAAIDEVQPLMVLAVGQAGGRTDITIERVAINVDDARIPDNQGQQPVDEPIVAGGPAAYFSTLPIKAMVSSMREAGIPASVSQTAGTYVCNHVMYGLLHRLSGQREVKGGFIHIPYLPEQAAAHPGAPSMAASTVLFALELAVSIALQVEHDLKVAGGATH, encoded by the coding sequence ATGCAAAAAGTATTAATTACCGGCTTCGAGCCGTTTGGCGGTGAGCGCCTCAACCCTTCCTGGGAAGTGGTGAAGCAGCTCAACGATCTGGAACTGGTCGGTACGCGCATTGTGGCGCGCCAGCTGCCGTGCGTGTTCGGTGCGGCGCTGGAGGCGCTCAACGCGGCGATCGATGAGGTGCAGCCTCTGATGGTGTTGGCTGTCGGCCAGGCCGGCGGCCGCACCGATATCACGATTGAGCGGGTGGCGATCAACGTCGACGATGCGCGCATTCCCGACAATCAGGGGCAGCAGCCGGTGGACGAGCCGATCGTCGCCGGCGGCCCGGCGGCCTATTTCAGCACTTTGCCGATCAAGGCGATGGTCAGTTCGATGCGCGAGGCCGGCATTCCGGCCTCCGTTTCGCAGACCGCCGGCACCTACGTGTGCAACCATGTCATGTATGGCTTGTTGCACCGGCTGAGCGGCCAGCGCGAGGTGAAGGGTGGGTTTATTCATATCCCGTACCTGCCGGAACAGGCGGCGGCGCACCCCGGCGCGCCGAGCATGGCGGCCTCGACGGTGCTGTTTGCGCTGGAGCTGGCCGTTTCCATCGCTTTGCAGGTGGAGCACGATCTGAAAGTGGCGGGCGGTGCAACGCATTAA